The nucleotide window GTGATTATTAAGTTTCTGATGACTAAAGAACAGTAAGGGCAATTTTATGAGTAGTTAACCCTCCTAATTTCCTCCACCATGATTGGTACGGTGTTCACCAGAGGACTATTTACATCATTAATTATTTTCATAAGAAACATTGTGACCTGTATCTTATGCTTTGAAACCAACCCCAAACCATGTAGCATGATGAAATTAAATATTGTAATCTTGCCCTACCAAGATGAAAAATCAGCATATATTGGGTGTTGAAGCTAATAGACCAGAAATAGACCAGGAATGATTCAATACAATTTAAAtgtgtatatgtatgtatggaCTGTACAATCTAGTTAAAACCCAAAACTTGAAACttctattttacttttttctatTGGTTACAAGGAGGCAAAACTTGACATACATACAAGGAATCTGTGATGTGTGTTGCTAAGACATTGCTTCCAGTTCTGTATTTACAGAACTATATATAGAAATTTGAACCATATGTTTTTATTAAAATAATAGGTCCCAGGGAATTGCCAACAGCAGTACAGCGTTTAGGTCTTCAGGGAAATTTTATAACAATGAGAAGAACTGGCAACAAAATCATTGATTGTTCCTCATAAATGTAAAAGACACAACAGAGGTAGATCCGAACACAATGATAATAAATCATACCTTACAGATCAGAAGTTCAGAACCATACTACCATGTATTTATCTCGGGGGAGCAAACAATTTACTTTTGTGGCTTACATTTTTCATGCTGAAATGGAATTGATCAGTTTTGTGTCGTGGTAGATAGCAGCGTATATCCAATCTAGTCATTAGTCAAGGAAAAGGATACAATAACATCAATGTCGGTACagaaacttatatatatatatacacgcatTGATCCACCAAAGATTAGGTGCTTATTCAATTATCACAAGCTAGCTCTCAAGCTTTAGTAATTAGGTAGTCCTTTAAAAACCAAACAGTACTAATAGATATTGTAGCTGGCTGCAGCTTATGCTACTACTTTGACGACACATATAATAGATCGGAAACCATACAACCATGCATTCATATATCTTCAGGTAGCAGAAAAGTTTTCCTTGACCTACATTTTTCATGCTGAAACTAGAATCGTGTGTTCAGGTAGGCAGCAGAGCGTCTGAATGTGTTATCAATATTGAAAAAAGATACAACATTATTAATGTCATACATAAACTTTACACATGCCtcctttgcaaaaaaaaaaaaaaaaaacacagaagaagaagaagaaggtgtaATTAATGGATATTGTACACAAATGCATTTTGGATAATTATGATACTACTTAACGACATTCTAAGCTAGAAGTTAAGGATAAGTGAGAAGATCCAGCTTGATCTTGACGTTGAGGCAGTGAACGGTCATGCATGTCATGTGGAAGTTCCGGCAGTGGTGCTTCAAGCTGAAGCACCTTCATTACATCTCCAGCTTTTGGTCTTTCCTTGCTGTTAGGGTTGGTGCACCATAATCCCACATTTAACAAGCATTTCATTTGCCTTTGATCAAATATCATATCCAGTCTCTTATCAGCTACATCCAGAACATTTCCAGAAAGGTAATGTCGCCAAACCTGACTGACAAGTGCGACCTGAAATCTTTCATCCTGGTAAGCCCTATCTCCACATGCAAGTTCCAAGGCCAGAACTCCAAAACTAAACATGTCTGATTCTTTACTGGCCCTCCCTTCATTTGCATATTCTGGCGCGATGTATCCCAAAGTCCCTACCACCCTCGTTGTCTGAGTCCTAAACCGGGGATCCACAAGTTTAGAAATCCCAAAATCACCGAGCTTACAGTTGAAATCCTTGTCCAACAAGACGTTAGCTGATTTGATATCCCTATGAAGTACTGGCTGCTCTGCATCTTCATGCAGGTAATGAAGGGCTGAGGCTAGATCTAAAGCGATCTTATGCCTCAAATGCCACTGTAGGGTTGTCCTGGAGCCAAACAGATGCTTATCAAGGCTGCTGTTAGGCATGTAGGCATAAACAAGTAGGCATTCTCCTTCCTTGTAACACCATCCAATAAATTGCACCAGGTTCCGATGGATTAAGCGGCTTATGATCTTAACTTCATTGGTGAATGTTTTCTCATAGTTCGGATCAGATTCTGCAATAATCATCTTGACAGCAACTGTGAGTCCTAGGTCCCGAAGGATTCCTTTATAAACTCGTCCAGAACCTCCTTGGCCTAATATACTACCATCTGCAAAGCCATCGGTGGCTTTAAGTAATTCTTGGTAAGCAAATTGTTTTGGTAAGGATGCTCTCTCAAGATCTGCATTTATAGAGCGGGGTACATCAGCATTGGAGTAATTGccatttccttttgcatctttcGAGGCTAGTCTTCTTATCCTCTTCCTTCTGACGAACCAATATATGGTCCACCCAAGCAACAAACCGAACAAAGAAGCTGCAGCCACCTCGATCAAGATTGCCATCCACTCATTCTTGCTAGTCTCTTCTGAATCCAAATCAGAACTGAAATCCCATGAATATATAACGTGCCGCTCATCCACCGCTCCAGTAGCAGCTGAGAATCCAATGGTAACCCACTCAGGCAGAACCTTTCTTAAGTCAATAATATAAGAAAGAGAAGAATTAGTGCTCCCATAATCTGGGTTCAAGTTATCCTCATATGTCCAAAACACACTGAGGTTGTAGGTGGTAGCATTATAAGCTATCTGGATATGACCCACTTTCCCACTGTGAAGGCTAGCATCCCAACTAGCATTAACAACTGATGAGATGGTGTTGATATTTATCCCAACATGCGGTGCTGGTGGATCATACTCTATGTTTGGGAAAGTGTCTAACTCAACCGTTACAACTTGGTTTTGGGAAGCTGCATAACGAGTTGTGCTGTTGAATAGTCCTAGATTAGAACCATTAGAGTTGGGTGGAATTGGATAATCAACAGGAGCAAGGAAAAAGACAAGTCCATCTGCAAAATGGCCTAAGCGATTGTTAAAAGTGTCGACTGTGAAAGAGAAATTACTGGTGAAGTCTGCAAGTGAGCCCTTGTCCCATAAGTGCAGAGGTTTTGCATATGTAGCCCGGCCAACACGGAATGAATCGATTGGGTTGAGTTCAatcattccaaatgaagaaggAGCAGCATCACCATCATAATGTATGTTCTTTGCACCTGGCTCAAAGCGGCTTATACTGAAGGAAAGTGGATGGGAAAAGGGAAGCAAAAAATTGATGAAAGTGAAGAAGGTAATAGAGAAATTTTTCGA belongs to Rosa chinensis cultivar Old Blush chromosome 4, RchiOBHm-V2, whole genome shotgun sequence and includes:
- the LOC112198905 gene encoding L-type lectin-domain containing receptor kinase IX.1: MDCIWVLLGMSLSSMAINFHSLRHSKNFSITFFTFINFLLPFSHPLSFSISRFEPGAKNIHYDGDAAPSSFGMIELNPIDSFRVGRATYAKPLHLWDKGSLADFTSNFSFTVDTFNNRLGHFADGLVFFLAPVDYPIPPNSNGSNLGLFNSTTRYAASQNQVVTVELDTFPNIEYDPPAPHVGININTISSVVNASWDASLHSGKVGHIQIAYNATTYNLSVFWTYEDNLNPDYGSTNSSLSYIIDLRKVLPEWVTIGFSAATGAVDERHVIYSWDFSSDLDSEETSKNEWMAILIEVAAASLFGLLLGWTIYWFVRRKRIRRLASKDAKGNGNYSNADVPRSINADLERASLPKQFAYQELLKATDGFADGSILGQGGSGRVYKGILRDLGLTVAVKMIIAESDPNYEKTFTNEVKIISRLIHRNLVQFIGWCYKEGECLLVYAYMPNSSLDKHLFGSRTTLQWHLRHKIALDLASALHYLHEDAEQPVLHRDIKSANVLLDKDFNCKLGDFGISKLVDPRFRTQTTRVVGTLGYIAPEYANEGRASKESDMFSFGVLALELACGDRAYQDERFQVALVSQVWRHYLSGNVLDVADKRLDMIFDQRQMKCLLNVGLWCTNPNSKERPKAGDVMKVLQLEAPLPELPHDMHDRSLPQRQDQAGSSHLSLTSSLECR